CCGAGCACCTGACCGTTGTACGCCTCAAAGCTGACATCATCGAGGACACCGCCCTCCATCAGATGCTCTGCCTTGAGTGCCACTTCACCCTTGGTGCCGAATTCCTTCGGGAACAGATTGTCCAGCGTTCTGCCTACCATGGCGGCAATCAGAGAATCATTGGTCCAATCCTTGATATCGCGGGTATCAATGTACTGACCGTCTCGAATGACTTCTACGCGGTCACACAGCTCGAACAGTTCTTCCAGCTTATGCGATACAAAGACGATGCCGATGCCGCGGTCACGCAGCTCGCGACAAGTTTTCATGAGCTGTGCAACTTCCTTCTCGCCCAGAGAGGACGTCGGCTCGTCCATAATAATCATTTTTGCATCAATCAAAACCGCCTTGGCGATTTCAATCATCTGTTGTACGCCCATGCCGAAGGTTCCTGCCGGCTTTTCCGGATCAATGTCCTGTCCCAGAGACGCCATAACTTCCTTTGCCTTTTTATGCATGGTCTTGTAATCAAGCAGACCGCCCGGCCTCTTGATCCATTTGTTGATAAAGATATTATCCGTGATGCTGAGCAGCTTTTCTATGTTCAGCTCCTGATAAACACAGGCAATGCCTGCCGCTGCGGATTCGTTCGGATCTTTGAACGTCTTTCTCTCGCCATTGACGTAAATTTCTCCTTCATCCGGCTGATGCACACCAGTCAGCACTTTAATCAGTGTTGATTTTCCCGCACCATTTTCTCCGATCAGTCCG
This genomic stretch from Butyricicoccus intestinisimiae harbors:
- a CDS encoding sugar ABC transporter ATP-binding protein, producing MSEYVVELKNTTKIFPGVVALDKMQLAVKPGEILGLIGENGAGKSTLIKVLTGVHQPDEGEIYVNGERKTFKDPNESAAAGIACVYQELNIEKLLSITDNIFINKWIKRPGGLLDYKTMHKKAKEVMASLGQDIDPEKPAGTFGMGVQQMIEIAKAVLIDAKMIIMDEPTSSLGEKEVAQLMKTCRELRDRGIGIVFVSHKLEELFELCDRVEVIRDGQYIDTRDIKDWTNDSLIAAMVGRTLDNLFPKEFGTKGEVALKAEHLMEGGVLDDVSFEAYNGQVLGFAGLVGAGRTETMRAIFGADPLDSGKIFIHGKEV